One Phocaeicola dorei genomic region harbors:
- a CDS encoding rhamnogalacturonan lyase, protein MKTQKKLWSALAALCVATVTVAQPAYNYSKLQKEQLGRGVVAIRENPSEVVVSWRYLSSDPINTSFNVYRNGEKIAEVPNSTGTFYRDTYSGNEKAVYTVKPMINGVETGKLNGNYTLPANAPSGYIDIPLDRPAEGVTPSGQKYTYSPNDASIGDVDGDGEYEIILKWDPSNAHDNAHDGYTGNVYFDCYRLTGEKLWRIDLGHNVRAGAHYTQFMVFDLDGDGKAEVVMKTSDGTKDGKGKIIGDAKADYREPGITDGNSHGNTPRNQGRILTGNEYLTVFNGLTGEAMKTIDYVPARGKLTDWGDNRANRSDRFLACVAYLDGVHPSVVMCRGYYTRAVLAAFDWDGKNLKQHWVFDSNNPGCGDYAGQGNHNLRVGDVDGDGCDEIIYGSCAIDHDGKGLYSTRMGHGDAMHLTQFAPGLKGLQVWDCHENKKDGSTFRNAATGEVLFQVKSSIDVGRCMAADVDPRNPGVEMWSSDSKGVRNIKGEVIRSDLKSFSVNMAVWWDGDLLRELLDKNRITKYDWEDDVCRPLMIFDGTDSNNGTKSNPCLQGDIIGDWREEVLLRTEDNSALRLYVSRIPTEYRFHTFLEDPVYRISIATQNVAYNQPTQPGFYFGPDLKEGIFRGYEFKNK, encoded by the coding sequence ATGAAAACACAAAAAAAACTATGGAGTGCTTTAGCTGCTCTGTGTGTGGCAACTGTAACGGTTGCCCAACCGGCCTACAATTATTCTAAACTGCAAAAAGAACAGTTGGGGCGTGGCGTTGTGGCCATTCGTGAAAATCCATCGGAGGTAGTGGTGTCGTGGCGTTACCTGTCTTCCGATCCGATCAATACTTCTTTCAATGTATATAGAAATGGAGAGAAAATAGCGGAAGTCCCCAATTCTACAGGTACTTTTTATCGAGATACTTACTCGGGTAATGAAAAAGCGGTATATACTGTAAAACCGATGATAAATGGGGTTGAAACAGGTAAGTTGAATGGAAATTATACTTTGCCGGCTAATGCTCCGTCTGGTTATATCGATATTCCTCTGGACAGGCCGGCAGAAGGTGTGACTCCTTCGGGACAAAAATACACCTATAGTCCTAATGACGCATCTATAGGTGATGTGGACGGCGACGGTGAATATGAGATTATTTTAAAGTGGGATCCTTCTAATGCACATGACAATGCTCATGACGGTTATACCGGAAATGTTTATTTTGATTGCTATCGTCTTACAGGAGAAAAATTGTGGCGCATTGACTTAGGGCATAATGTCCGTGCCGGAGCACACTATACTCAGTTTATGGTGTTTGATTTGGATGGAGATGGTAAGGCGGAAGTAGTCATGAAGACTTCTGATGGAACAAAGGATGGAAAAGGAAAGATAATAGGTGATGCCAAGGCTGATTACCGTGAACCGGGTATCACAGACGGAAATTCCCATGGAAATACACCTCGTAACCAAGGACGTATCCTGACTGGTAACGAATACTTGACTGTATTCAACGGACTGACAGGAGAAGCGATGAAAACAATTGATTATGTTCCGGCTCGTGGTAAATTGACCGACTGGGGAGACAACCGTGCCAACCGCAGTGACCGTTTCCTTGCTTGTGTAGCTTATCTGGATGGAGTACATCCCAGTGTGGTGATGTGTCGTGGATATTATACCCGCGCTGTGCTGGCGGCATTCGACTGGGATGGCAAGAACTTGAAACAACATTGGGTGTTCGACAGCAATAATCCGGGGTGTGGAGACTATGCCGGGCAGGGTAACCATAATCTTCGCGTAGGCGATGTGGATGGTGACGGATGTGATGAAATAATTTATGGTTCTTGTGCTATTGATCATGATGGAAAAGGATTGTATTCTACCCGTATGGGGCATGGAGACGCTATGCATCTAACACAATTTGCTCCCGGATTAAAAGGTTTGCAGGTTTGGGATTGTCATGAAAATAAGAAAGATGGTTCCACTTTCCGTAATGCGGCTACGGGTGAAGTGTTGTTTCAGGTGAAAAGTAGTATAGATGTAGGTCGGTGTATGGCTGCTGATGTTGATCCGCGCAATCCGGGAGTGGAGATGTGGTCATCCGATTCAAAAGGAGTACGTAATATAAAAGGTGAAGTGATTCGTTCTGACCTCAAGAGCTTTTCAGTCAATATGGCTGTATGGTGGGATGGAGATTTGCTTCGTGAGTTGCTGGATAAAAACAGGATAACCAAGTATGATTGGGAAGACGATGTATGTCGTCCGTTAATGATATTTGATGGAACGGATTCAAATAATGGTACGAAGTCCAATCCTTGTTTGCAGGGAGATATAATAGGTGATTGGCGTGAGGAGGTGCTGCTCCGTACGGAAGATAATTCGGCACTTCGTCTGTATGTGTCGCGGATACCGACTGAATACCGTTTTCATACTTTCTTGGAAGATCCGGTGTATCGTATCAGTATCGCTACTCAAAATGTGGCATACAACCAGCCTACCCAGCCTGGTTTTTATTTCGGACCGGATTTGAAAGAGGGGATATTTAGAGGTTATGAATTTAAAAATAAATAA
- a CDS encoding RagB/SusD family nutrient uptake outer membrane protein, giving the protein MKKIVYYIAVAFLAINFSSCSDFLDLPSKSKTDSESVFSSIDKAEMAVLACYTGVWMQDAWYKAQNGTDEMWSTESNSNANNYAANYVLNDQSCPTGIYTTSYSSIERCNSCLKGLRAMSLSGEDERKCHIYIAECLAVRATCFLNLIRYFGDVPYSTVPVLDMTTFSSSRVDRDEIYDGIIADLQEAVEVLPWYSEGFFSTPERISKNAAYGLLARTALYAAGYALHWDLNTYDKSTLQMRRPLDESRVRKLYTIADEACKAVISKGENSLLSKYEDVFRALNEGGVYNPEEVMFEYAEFGNTTNGRVGYTNGLCIHASNALYGKTLPLQLIHPTFYLSFADDDTRRDVTVGNYSIDAAGNDIAVPYGALNLGKWRCNWKAGPRTATLKTDVNWPILRYSDVLLMYAEAENYLNNGPTEAAKAAYEQVRLRAFAGDASRIGTTPSTYDTFFKAIVKERAFELATEGWRRTDLIRWNLLAETLAETKANTEKLAMREVPYNEVKTYRAYKEATSTSWKDPLVGLTYIDFDHQPTETEMSELVARYGGTWNWVNMFITPNIAGETNSGIAGQSKILGYKENNNTLPAWITELYRGFIKNQAELYTLSTTAIIDVNPGLTGQQHPAY; this is encoded by the coding sequence ATGAAGAAAATAGTATATTATATAGCTGTTGCCTTTTTGGCGATCAATTTCAGTTCTTGTTCTGACTTTCTGGATCTTCCTTCTAAATCGAAGACAGACAGTGAAAGTGTTTTCTCTTCCATTGATAAAGCTGAGATGGCTGTTCTTGCTTGTTACACAGGTGTCTGGATGCAGGATGCTTGGTATAAGGCTCAGAATGGAACAGATGAAATGTGGTCTACTGAGAGTAATTCGAATGCTAATAATTATGCGGCCAATTATGTGCTCAATGATCAAAGTTGTCCCACAGGCATTTATACTACCTCTTATTCCAGCATTGAGCGTTGTAATTCATGCTTGAAAGGATTACGTGCAATGAGCCTTTCGGGAGAGGACGAGAGAAAGTGTCACATTTATATAGCTGAATGTCTGGCTGTTCGGGCTACTTGCTTTCTGAATTTGATTCGTTATTTTGGGGATGTACCTTATTCTACTGTTCCTGTATTGGATATGACGACTTTTTCTTCTTCCCGTGTTGATCGGGATGAGATTTATGATGGCATTATTGCCGATTTGCAAGAAGCTGTCGAAGTACTTCCTTGGTATAGTGAAGGATTTTTCTCTACTCCTGAGCGGATTTCCAAGAATGCTGCTTATGGATTATTGGCCCGTACAGCTCTTTATGCAGCAGGTTATGCTTTGCATTGGGATCTGAATACTTATGATAAATCTACTCTTCAGATGCGCCGTCCTTTGGATGAATCGCGTGTAAGAAAATTATATACCATTGCTGATGAAGCTTGTAAAGCAGTGATTAGTAAAGGTGAAAACAGCTTGCTTTCTAAATATGAGGATGTGTTTAGAGCCTTGAACGAGGGTGGCGTTTATAACCCTGAAGAGGTAATGTTTGAATATGCTGAGTTTGGCAATACAACCAATGGTCGTGTGGGATATACAAATGGACTTTGCATTCATGCTTCCAATGCCCTTTATGGTAAAACATTGCCTTTGCAACTGATTCATCCTACCTTTTATCTTTCTTTTGCCGATGATGATACCCGTCGGGATGTTACAGTGGGCAATTACAGTATTGATGCGGCTGGTAACGATATTGCTGTGCCTTATGGCGCTTTGAATTTGGGAAAATGGCGCTGCAATTGGAAAGCCGGTCCCCGTACGGCCACTTTGAAAACGGATGTCAATTGGCCTATACTTCGTTATTCGGATGTATTGTTAATGTACGCAGAAGCTGAAAATTACTTGAACAATGGGCCCACGGAAGCGGCTAAGGCAGCTTATGAACAAGTTCGTCTGCGTGCTTTTGCAGGAGATGCCTCTCGTATAGGTACCACACCCTCTACTTATGATACTTTTTTTAAAGCGATTGTGAAGGAACGTGCCTTTGAATTAGCTACAGAAGGATGGCGGCGTACTGATCTTATCCGGTGGAACTTGTTGGCTGAAACTTTGGCTGAAACAAAAGCAAATACCGAGAAACTGGCTATGCGTGAGGTTCCTTATAATGAGGTGAAGACTTATCGGGCATATAAAGAAGCAACTTCTACATCTTGGAAGGATCCTTTGGTAGGTCTTACTTATATAGATTTCGATCATCAGCCCACAGAAACGGAAATGAGTGAACTGGTTGCCCGGTATGGAGGCACTTGGAATTGGGTAAATATGTTTATTACTCCCAATATTGCAGGAGAAACTAATTCCGGTATAGCCGGACAATCCAAGATATTGGGTTATAAAGAAAACAATAACACGTTGCCCGCCTGGATTACCGAGTTATATCGTGGGTTTATCAAGAATCAGGCTGAACTGTATACTTTGAGCACCACAGCCATTATTGATGTTAATCCTGGGTTAACCGGTCAACAACATCCTGCTTATTAA
- a CDS encoding glycosyl hydrolase 115 family protein gives MKYKKLISFLAFFLAVLSVYGQNPFVLKSGEPVTIACGNSEEEVVHTALNLLNRDVESVFSTRIIVTPESKKGRIIVGTIGQSDLIAKAGVDLSPIKNKKEAFLLTVSSTGKLVIAGSDKRGTAYGVMELSRLIGVSPWEWWADATPAKKEIFQLPVSYRNMQSPSVEYRGIFINDEDWGLTPWSWQTYEPSNVKGQIGPKTHERIFELMLRLRANTFWPAMHGCSVPFYFTPGNKEVADKFGIFIGTSHCEPMMRNTNGEWKRDGVGEYDYVHNSAHVLSFWEQRVKEVAELDNLYTLGMRGVHDGAMNGAKTIEEQKAVLTKVLKDQRDLLTKYVNKDVTQVPQVFIPYKEVLDVYHAGLQVPDEVTLMWCDDNYGYIRHFPTAEERARKGGNGVYYHISYWGRPHDYLWLGTAHPSLIYQQMTLAYERGIQKMWILNVGDIKPSEYQIELFLDMAWNLEAVKQQGVVAHQRQFLEREFGLEVAAQLQPVMQEAYRLAYIRKPEFMGNTRTEEKDPKFKIISDLPWSEQEIKERLTAYKQLSDKVEQEWHTLSAQKKETYFQLAKYPVQAAAQMNSKLLTAQLARRGKVDWADSDRAYDSIVSLTKRYNTTKWNRMMDFQPRKLPVFDRVERKTVLSVLPEKRQAVYTWNGADCVNSSPVVCEGLGYEGKAVAVAKNKELTFEFAAWETDSVEVEVRLLPNHPVEGERLRFTISLDGSATESVSYETKGRSEEWKENVLCNQAVRRMILPVTRKTSHRLIFTALDEGVVLDQIYLYTPRIK, from the coding sequence ATGAAATACAAAAAACTCATTTCTTTTCTAGCTTTCTTTTTAGCAGTTTTGTCAGTATATGGACAGAACCCTTTTGTCTTGAAATCAGGTGAACCGGTGACTATTGCTTGTGGTAATTCAGAGGAAGAAGTTGTACATACAGCTTTGAATTTGCTCAATCGTGATGTAGAGTCTGTTTTTTCTACCCGCATAATCGTTACTCCAGAAAGTAAAAAAGGAAGGATTATAGTCGGAACCATCGGACAAAGTGATTTGATCGCTAAGGCAGGTGTTGATTTATCTCCTATAAAAAATAAAAAAGAAGCTTTTCTGTTGACCGTTTCTTCCACTGGTAAATTAGTTATAGCTGGCAGTGACAAGCGTGGTACTGCATACGGCGTCATGGAACTTTCACGGTTGATAGGCGTTTCTCCATGGGAGTGGTGGGCAGATGCGACCCCTGCAAAGAAAGAGATTTTTCAACTACCGGTTTCTTATCGGAATATGCAGTCTCCTTCCGTAGAATATCGGGGGATTTTTATCAACGATGAGGACTGGGGGCTGACTCCTTGGAGCTGGCAGACATACGAGCCGAGCAATGTGAAAGGACAAATAGGCCCGAAAACGCATGAACGTATCTTTGAATTGATGCTTCGTCTGCGTGCTAATACCTTCTGGCCGGCTATGCATGGCTGTTCTGTACCTTTTTATTTTACACCGGGCAACAAAGAAGTGGCTGATAAGTTTGGTATTTTCATTGGAACTTCTCATTGTGAACCGATGATGCGGAATACCAATGGTGAGTGGAAACGGGATGGAGTGGGAGAGTATGACTATGTTCATAACAGTGCTCATGTTTTGTCCTTTTGGGAACAACGCGTAAAGGAGGTTGCAGAGTTGGATAATCTGTATACTTTAGGCATGCGTGGAGTACACGACGGTGCGATGAATGGTGCTAAGACTATAGAAGAACAAAAAGCCGTTCTGACTAAAGTGCTAAAGGATCAGCGCGATTTGTTGACTAAATATGTCAATAAGGATGTGACTCAAGTGCCTCAAGTCTTTATTCCTTATAAGGAAGTTTTGGATGTGTACCATGCTGGGCTGCAAGTACCCGATGAAGTGACGCTGATGTGGTGCGATGACAATTATGGTTATATCCGTCATTTCCCTACAGCAGAAGAACGTGCCCGTAAGGGAGGAAACGGGGTATATTATCATATATCTTATTGGGGACGTCCGCATGATTATCTTTGGTTAGGAACTGCTCATCCTTCGCTGATATATCAACAAATGACTTTGGCATATGAGCGAGGGATACAGAAAATGTGGATATTGAATGTAGGGGATATTAAACCGTCTGAATATCAGATAGAACTTTTCCTTGATATGGCATGGAACTTGGAAGCGGTGAAGCAGCAAGGGGTTGTAGCTCATCAACGTCAGTTTCTAGAGCGTGAGTTTGGACTGGAAGTGGCTGCACAATTACAACCTGTCATGCAGGAAGCTTATCGTTTGGCTTATATCCGTAAACCGGAATTTATGGGGAATACTCGTACGGAAGAAAAAGATCCTAAGTTTAAAATTATCAGTGATTTGCCTTGGAGTGAACAAGAAATAAAAGAACGTCTGACTGCATACAAACAATTATCAGATAAAGTGGAGCAGGAATGGCATACGCTTTCTGCACAAAAAAAAGAAACCTATTTCCAGTTGGCGAAGTATCCTGTTCAGGCAGCAGCTCAAATGAATAGCAAACTGTTGACCGCGCAGTTGGCACGTCGTGGAAAGGTTGATTGGGCGGATAGCGACAGGGCGTATGATAGTATTGTTTCCTTGACAAAACGCTATAACACGACCAAATGGAATCGTATGATGGATTTCCAACCACGCAAACTTCCGGTTTTTGACCGGGTGGAAAGAAAAACAGTTTTATCCGTTTTACCTGAAAAACGTCAGGCTGTCTATACATGGAATGGTGCTGATTGCGTTAATAGTTCACCGGTAGTATGCGAGGGGCTAGGTTATGAAGGAAAGGCGGTAGCGGTGGCAAAAAATAAAGAACTTACTTTTGAGTTTGCTGCGTGGGAAACGGATTCTGTAGAGGTGGAGGTACGATTATTGCCTAATCATCCGGTGGAAGGAGAACGGTTACGTTTTACCATTTCTTTGGATGGAAGTGCCACGGAGTCCGTTTCGTATGAAACCAAAGGACGCAGTGAGGAATGGAAGGAAAATGTTTTGTGTAATCAGGCTGTTCGCCGGATGATTCTTCCTGTTACACGGAAAACCTCTCATCGTTTAATTTTTACTGCATTGGATGAAGGTGTGGTATTGGATCAGATATACCTTTATACACCTCGGATAAAATAG
- a CDS encoding glycoside hydrolase family 28 protein gives MKKTFFKSLAGIAAVAFAVSCTAPVPKYKMVIVDAPFAMEPIKECVFPEQDFSIVDYGAVKGGETVNTEAIAKAIAACNKAGGGRVVIPEGEWLTGPIHFQSNVNLHLEENAILRFTDNPSDYLPAVMTSWEGMECYNYSPLLYAMDCENIAITGKGTLAPIMDTWKIWFKRPKPHMDALKELYTMASTDVPVEQRQMAKGENHLRPHLIHFNRCKNVLLDEFKIRQSPFWTIHLYMCDGGIVRNLDVKAHGHNNDGIDLEMSCNFLIENCVFDQGDDAVVIKAGRNQDAWRLNTPCENIVIRHCDILKGHTLLGIGSEMSGGVRNVYMHNCTAPDSVFRLFFAKTNHRRGGFIENIWMKNVKAGKMQRVLEVDTDVLYQWRDLVPTYQDSITFINGLYMDSVTCDRTEAVYDLKGDARLPIKNVEIRNVTVGEVTKFVKNVVNAENVVEENIIYKEKQDKQ, from the coding sequence ATGAAGAAGACTTTTTTTAAATCTTTGGCTGGTATTGCGGCCGTAGCTTTTGCCGTATCATGTACAGCACCGGTTCCAAAGTATAAAATGGTAATAGTTGATGCTCCTTTTGCTATGGAACCCATCAAAGAATGTGTTTTTCCCGAACAAGATTTTTCCATTGTGGATTATGGTGCGGTGAAAGGTGGGGAAACAGTGAATACGGAGGCCATCGCCAAAGCCATAGCAGCTTGTAATAAGGCCGGAGGAGGCCGTGTGGTTATTCCTGAAGGGGAATGGTTGACAGGACCTATTCATTTTCAAAGTAATGTAAATCTTCATTTGGAAGAAAATGCCATATTACGCTTTACAGATAATCCTTCTGATTATCTGCCTGCTGTGATGACTTCATGGGAGGGTATGGAATGTTACAACTATTCTCCGTTGCTGTATGCTATGGATTGTGAGAATATTGCTATTACCGGAAAAGGAACATTGGCTCCTATTATGGATACTTGGAAAATCTGGTTCAAGCGTCCTAAACCTCACATGGATGCTTTGAAAGAGTTATATACGATGGCTTCTACCGATGTACCTGTAGAACAGCGTCAGATGGCAAAAGGAGAAAATCATCTTCGTCCTCATTTGATACATTTCAACCGGTGTAAAAATGTGCTGCTGGATGAATTCAAGATTCGCCAGAGTCCTTTTTGGACTATACATCTTTATATGTGTGATGGTGGTATCGTACGTAATCTGGATGTAAAGGCTCATGGTCATAACAATGATGGAATTGATTTGGAAATGAGCTGCAACTTCTTGATAGAGAACTGTGTGTTCGATCAAGGGGATGATGCTGTGGTTATCAAGGCAGGGCGTAATCAGGATGCATGGCGTCTGAATACTCCTTGTGAGAATATTGTGATACGCCATTGTGATATTTTGAAAGGACATACTTTACTGGGAATCGGTAGTGAAATGTCTGGTGGTGTACGGAATGTGTACATGCACAATTGTACGGCTCCCGATTCTGTATTCCGTCTTTTCTTTGCTAAAACCAATCATCGCCGTGGCGGATTTATTGAAAATATCTGGATGAAAAATGTGAAAGCGGGAAAGATGCAACGTGTACTCGAAGTGGATACGGATGTGCTTTACCAGTGGCGTGATTTGGTACCTACCTATCAGGATAGCATTACATTCATCAACGGACTTTATATGGATAGTGTGACTTGCGACCGTACCGAGGCTGTTTATGATTTGAAAGGCGATGCCCGTCTTCCTATCAAGAATGTGGAAATAAGGAATGTGACTGTGGGTGAAGTTACAAAGTTTGTGAAGAATGTGGTAAATGCGGAGAATGTGGTGGAGGAAAATATAATTTACAAGGAGAAACAAGATAAACAATGA
- a CDS encoding pectate lyase translates to MKMICMAVMLFITLLSAGAQKNIPASDIKVAMMKATRFMVEKVSNRGGYLWNYSPDFSRCWGELEAKPSMIWIEAGTPAMGNVFLNAYQLTGESYYLKAAQAAADALIWGQHSSGGWPYMLDFSGETSLKQWYSKVQKGYIHCAQEHAHYYGNCTYDDAATYDSGMFLLRMYLLTLDPKYKYPVERCLDFVLESQYPIGGWPQRYPLHYEYVKGDKEDYTSFITINDGVHTNNINFLLACYTLLGETRALEPLQRAMTCVLALQGGKPQAGWAMQHKLDLNYSPGHARDFEPAGYAATATAEMCRNLMRFYRWTGDTKYLARIPDAFEFLESIRYNDAQMKQLGKSVKPGQILCPTFVEVGTNRPLYLHNDPDHYWVDYDYHELITHYSSTRAIDLQSLKDEYQHLLSLSKEEVTKDSPFIGQTDISGTLLSHLMRGKMQQADTQKVDSLLTILKKKDYLPGRLPSVSKENPGFSNAPLPSEVISIKEYMNGMSTFIQYLTK, encoded by the coding sequence ATGAAAATGATATGTATGGCGGTAATGCTTTTCATTACTTTGTTGTCTGCTGGAGCACAGAAAAACATTCCGGCCTCTGATATAAAAGTGGCTATGATGAAAGCTACACGTTTCATGGTAGAGAAGGTCAGCAACCGTGGTGGCTATTTATGGAATTATAGTCCTGATTTCTCCCGTTGTTGGGGGGAACTGGAAGCTAAACCAAGTATGATATGGATAGAAGCTGGTACACCTGCTATGGGAAATGTATTTTTGAATGCTTATCAATTGACTGGAGAATCTTATTACCTGAAAGCGGCACAAGCAGCGGCAGATGCTCTTATCTGGGGACAGCATTCAAGTGGGGGATGGCCTTATATGTTGGACTTTTCCGGAGAAACTTCGCTTAAGCAATGGTATTCCAAAGTACAGAAAGGATATATTCATTGTGCTCAGGAACATGCTCATTATTATGGAAATTGTACTTATGATGATGCGGCTACCTACGATAGTGGAATGTTCCTTTTGCGTATGTATTTACTGACTCTGGATCCGAAGTATAAATATCCGGTAGAAAGGTGTCTTGATTTTGTTTTGGAGAGTCAGTATCCTATTGGTGGGTGGCCGCAGCGCTATCCTCTCCATTATGAATATGTGAAAGGTGATAAGGAAGACTATACTTCGTTTATTACCATTAATGATGGAGTTCATACTAACAATATTAATTTTTTATTGGCTTGTTACACTTTATTAGGTGAAACTCGGGCATTGGAGCCTCTTCAGCGGGCTATGACTTGTGTCTTGGCATTGCAGGGAGGAAAGCCTCAGGCAGGTTGGGCTATGCAGCATAAGTTGGATCTCAATTACTCTCCAGGTCATGCCCGTGATTTTGAACCGGCAGGTTATGCGGCTACAGCTACTGCCGAGATGTGTCGCAACTTGATGCGTTTTTATCGTTGGACTGGGGATACTAAATATTTAGCCCGTATTCCGGATGCATTTGAATTTCTAGAATCTATCCGATATAACGACGCGCAAATGAAACAATTGGGTAAGTCTGTAAAACCGGGACAGATATTGTGTCCTACTTTTGTAGAAGTAGGCACTAACAGACCTCTTTACCTTCATAATGATCCAGATCATTATTGGGTGGATTATGATTATCATGAACTCATAACTCATTATAGCTCTACGCGGGCTATTGATTTGCAATCTTTAAAAGATGAGTATCAGCATTTGCTCTCTCTCTCCAAAGAGGAAGTGACAAAAGATTCTCCGTTTATAGGTCAAACGGATATTTCTGGAACTTTACTAAGTCATTTAATGCGTGGTAAAATGCAGCAAGCGGATACACAAAAAGTAGATAGTCTGCTCACTATTTTGAAGAAAAAAGATTATTTACCCGGTCGTTTGCCTAGTGTTTCGAAAGAGAATCCGGGCTTCTCTAATGCTCCTCTTCCTTCTGAAGTCATTTCCATCAAGGAATATATGAATGGTATGTCTACATTTATTCAGTATCTTACTAAATAG